The window gtgcatacatttattttgccccccccacaccaaacgctatcacgacacacaggttaaaatatcataCTGACTTTTATTTTAGCTCTTGGCAACGCAGATGAGTCAGCCTGTTAAATGTTAGCCATTTTCGTCCAACCACCCCGCCCCCCACACTTTTGATCTGAAATCAACATCACCCACTAATTAATTTGTAATTTTATAAAAAAGTGTTAGAGCAAGATTGAATTAAAACATTTGGTATAACCTAGCCAATGAATATAAAGCACAAGTTTGGATGTACTCTGTCTCATAATCGAATGATTTAGACAGTTTACGTTTGGACAAGACTTGATGATTGCTGTCCTTGTTGTGAAATGATCAACTTTACCATGTATATCTAAAATATACAGATTTTTGTTTCAAGCAAAACTACCAAAACTAATTGTTCAGGTTCACCCTCCGCAATAAAATGAAATTGAATGTAAGTGCCCCCGATCAGCATGTGAGCCAGATGAGTTATCTCTGGCGGTAGCTTATGCTACTCTTATTCCGGTAAAACACCATTTTCAACAGCACATTTGATAAAAAATAACCTACGATATTACATTGGTTGTCGCTCAACTAATAAAGCGTAATTTTACGCAAGCTATTTTACAAACATTTGAATGCTGAAGGTGATGTTAAATGTTCCTAATAGAAGAACTATAAAAAGCATATGCAtgaccatggtagcaattgacAGGGAACACTTTGGAGATGATGAGGAAATGATCCGACCCAAGGTGAGGACGCAATAGTTGTTCGACCTGATCCAAgactgttgattttatgtgcattttacatttactgttgattttatgtgcattttacatttactgtacttttcacaACATTTTGTAAATGTCGAAATCTGAAAATACCCGTGTTACATCCAGTAACAATACGAATATTCATTGACGTTTTTAAAAGTAAGGCCATTTGCTCAATGTCACCCATGAAACTCTCTGCTGGCTTTGCCTGACTGCTTTTTACTGTGCGGCCACAGTCAAGCTGAAATAGGCGTGGTATCGTCTGTCACATCACCATCGATGGCTGTCAATCATCCTCGATAGATGATACTATCATAATATCATCCAATCCTAAAGCCATGTGATTAGGGTTTATAATCTGCTAAATATGTTCCGACTGTTTTAATTTACAAATGTCTTACCCCTCCctattcctccaccccctcccttcctcctctccagcgggTGTTGCCCCAGGAGCAGGGGGCCTGTCTGGGCCGATGCAGGTGGTGGACTCCCCTCTCCTCCGTCAGCAGGTGGAGACCCAGAGACTGGGCATCAAACACCTGAAGAACGAGAACAACAGACTGAAGGTCAGAACACTGCAGGGAACTGACTTGTGTGTGTCACTTTTAGTGCCAGCTCTATTGTCCTAATCAAAATATGGATTCATTCTTTCTCTTGTTACCAGTAACGAGAACAATGATCTGCAAAAATACAGAAGTCTGTGTTGTATGCTTCTCTTGATGTCGTTCACTGAAGTCTATTTACCATGGAACATATATTCACTAGTTGTCCATTttaatgtatgcatgtatgtttgACTGGAGTTGGCTCTGTGTtgatgactgtgtctctgtctctattgatAACTCTGTATATCGCTCTCCTCCAGGCAGAGAAGATGAGAGCCCAgttagcctccctccctcccctccacgtCCCCAAGCTTCCTCTGAGAGaggcctccacctctccccctgcTGAGGGGCCTCTCCACGGGGCTCTCTACAGGAAGACAGACCAGCTCCTGGGGACCCTGCTCAAGATGAGTGCCGCCGTTAAGGTGGTCGACATCACCGGGAAGACTCCAGGTGGGTGGGATGTGGGTGTGTAGCGTCGTGGTTTTTCAGTACGTGTGTATTTGCGCTAAGATAATAAAATCTCACGTGTAccgtctctttctcccctacAGTGAGTGCGAGTGCTCAGCTCCTGGACCAGACAGCTCGACTGCAGTCTCTGAGTGACGCTCTGGACAAACTGAAGGTGACCTGAATTTATATGATCAACCCTAGTAATAATCACAGTATTTCTCTACACCAGACAGATTTTGTCCACCTATCTCTGTGTCTATCATGGAAATggacacatctctctctatcagggtGAAGTGTCCGAGCATGTGGTTTCTCAGCAGCCTGGGGCGAAGGTCTCCTCTGACTTTGCCACCTTCCCCATTTCCTCCTTCGTCAAGGTAACACATACACATTGTAGGCACTCAAATACCTGGTTTAGGTATAAGACTTTATTTGTTGTCCTTTGACCTGTtcttctctcttgtcctctcagGCCAAGGAGGAGAAGCAGGGGGGTACGGTGTTCATAGGGCGCGTGGCCATCCCATGTGCCAAGGGCCAGGAGCAGGTGCACCGTCTTGTCCTATCACAGCAGCACCTGCAGCAAGTGCACCGCCTCCTCATGACCTAAGATGCCATCCCATTGGCCTGCGTCCACAAGTGATAGCAAGCTCCTCCAATCAGATCACAGcagatgcaaaaaaaaaaaaaatccgtTCCAGTCCATTTCCTATTGTTCATCAGATTCTCTCAGGACACGGTTACACTACACCACCTGGTCAAAAGGTATTACCGATCTATGCCAAAGAGACACACACGTGTTCTCGTCTAGTTATAATACATGGAGTAATTACTATTCTTTACCAACACGTTCTACATGATTGTCAGAAGTCTTTTCAAAACGACTTGACTCGTAAATGTTGCATCTCTAGAATTGATTTAAAAGTATGGAGAAACAAACAAAATGTATGCACACCAAGCAAAATGATGGAGCAGAAATTGGTTAACTGCAGATGGCACAATTATTCATGCATTGCACTTTTTTTTTGTACCGTGGTGATTATTTAAATCTACACCGGTGTAAACCAGCAGTCGGGACCAAGCAAATTCACCACtgaaataaatgccatttagccaCGTTAAATGTGTGATTCCCGTTTGAGTTAGACTAATTTATTCTAAATCAGGGTGTCAAGGCACCCTATGACAATGAAGTTCCAATTCAGACACCTTTAACTTATGTTGAGATGGGATGCTAATTTGAGAAATGTAGGGTGTGACATGCCTACAGCAACCAGGTTTCACTGATAGTGTTGGTGTTAGTCATTCAACTATGGTCTATCATATGTACCAGTGTCATTATGGTAGATGTATGTCTGGGTGGAAAAGACATGAATTGTAAATGCTGAATAGTCTAACTTTCAGCACTAGCCACATCCTAATCTCAAAAGCCATTATACTGTATAACATTTCAACCATATATACCTACTCTCCAGTGTTCATTGTGGACTGAGTGACTATCCATCTGTCCTGTATCCAAAAACAGACCAATAAAGTTCTTACCTAACAAAATTGATTACTTGGTAACATGAAATTCCTTCCATGCCTAGACCTGGACTAAAACACAAGGAGACTCAATGAGAACTAAACATTAAATCAGTGTAAGTTTATTGTAAAAAATTTCCAGTATGCCTAAACATACAACCAACCTCCACCAGGGCAAGAACATACTAAGATATAGACTGACAGAATGTTACAGCCTTTCAGCCtcaatagtaaaaaaaaaaaaaactttcttgAGCAGAAGACAACACAGCCCTCTAGGAATGTAGTTGTGAGGCACAAGCAAATGACATAATTATGAAATAACTTTAAGCACTGCCCATACACGAGCAAGTACCATGACTTTGAACACTATATACATGGTCCAGGAAAAACTCCTGACCCAATGTGCCACTCCCTccttagggccaggagtttttacCCCCTAACCCAACCAGGAAAAGCTCTGTCCTAGTTTGCACAGTCCACAGCAAAGAGCTACATGGCCTGTATAACAGCTTTCCAGTCAGTATCTCTGGCATGTGTATGGGGCGTAGTGCTTCCTGGGTTGTTTCTTCCTCATCACATACTTGTTCTCAGGACGGCGAGGGACGTAGGGTCTGGGGTGGTAGCCCTCATTATGCTGCACCGGCCTGGAGTGTCCAGCTGgaagagagaacaggtagagTGCTAAACAGTCATAGCCCAATCACCCCAGGATTGATACAATTCTTGGCTACAGAGCAGAGGCTCTACTTGTAAATTCATTTTGCATCAAGCAAGGGAGGAGAGACTTCACAATGGAATCTAGAGGGATAGGTACAAAGAATTACACTTCATGGCTGTGTCCAAAATCTGTCTTGCCTACTACGGCCAGTGTCAGAGGTCCCATGTTTAAACTACTGTGTGCACGCGTTTCAACTTACTCCTGTTCCGGACCATCCTGTTATTTTCACTGCATCTGTTGTTCAGTGAGTGTCTGTTGACTGGGGGATGTCTGTAGACCGCCGTGTGTCTGTGATGCACTGGGGCAGTCGGCCGTCTGTTGACCGGTCTGTTGGCTTGGTTCTCCTCGAAGCCGAAGTAGCCAGCGCCGGACTTGGGGAATGCGTCCTCATAGAATCAAGTCAAATTGTCTATTAATTTTTAAATGTGTTGGACATTGTTAAATTGTGACTTGACAATTTAAAAGTGCATTTAGAATCGCAACacttcaataaaaataaaatggaaGAAATTAAAAGTAAAAAGGCAATCAAATCACAGATTAAAGGCCAAGCTAAAACGGTTTTAGTTAAGTGCAATTTCAACCTCACCACTTTTAAAGGGGTCATAATTTCAAGCAACATACCAGTATCTACATGAGAAAATGGGAAATAGTGGTGAAGTGTCCCTTTAAAACCCTCAATGGTGTTTGCCCCTTACCTCGTGGAACTGTTCTCCGCAGTCATTGTATTTCCCTTCCAGAGGCCTGTAGGGTTCAGCCGAAGCTGGTCTGTAGGGTTCATCCGAAGCTGGTCTGTAGGGCTCAAGGCCCGAGTCCTCAGCAGGATGCCACCCTAGAGCTaaaaaagaaaagagaaatgTTGTTCAGTTTAATGTACGTAAGCTATCCTTCCATAGATCTGAAGGACAGAGTCAAATGCAGGCTGCCACCTTTTAGAGATACAGGACACGAGGAGAGACTGATGTTGCAGTTGAATTAAAGAATACAGAATTGTTCTTCCCAGAAAGGTTTCACAAGAGCTGTATTAGGAAGTTGTCATTATACAAATATCTGATTCATACCTGCTGAATTGGGAGTGAAATAGTTTGCCTGAGGCTCGTATCCGTCATAGTGTCCAAACCTCTCCGTTGCCCAGGCAACTGGTGAATTACATCGCAGGGTCAGTACACATTATACATACATTTGTCTCCACTCACCGAAAGATTCCTTAGGATCCAAACCCTCCCATAAACTGTGGTCATGAATCATTATGCAGTTGTGGGACTTGTGAATGAATTGGTTACTCAGGTGCTGTGCACAGAGGGACACGTGTGAAGGAGGCAAGTCAAGTGGGTGTGAATGACAGCAGCCTTTTTAAAGTGACATTAGGTGAAGATGCAGGTTAAACTCCACAGTAGTCAAGTGAACCAGGCAGTCAAGTCAATCACTTTACCACTGCAGTGACCTGGGTTCATCATCCTGGGGTCTGGTCTCCTGAAATGAGGCTCTGTTGGGTAGTGCCAGGTGTGTAGCAATGAGGGAATAACACCAactccaaagcaaatcagggggagaaaaatTGGTTTATTTGAGAAGGACAAATCAGATGTTATGCTGGGAGGTAGATgttcagtctcccctgtcctcagtttTTGTCCATAGAACAAaaggaacaggatgccatttatAATCCCCCCCACCCTAGCCTGGGGTTGACCAATCAGAAGTCTTTGCAGTACaactgggccaatggccaaataagTATCCTGCTCCAGACTCAATGTACAGACCGTAGCACACGTAGCTATGAGTTCAAGTGACATTCAACAGATTCTAAACAGGTGTTGAACTGAAACCCAACTCCTATTTACAATTCCCCATTAGTACTCTAGTTTCTACTCTTCTCATCCTCtgtgttgtgtatttatcttcaaaatattCTTAGAACCTCAACGTCACGATAACCTGGCATGGTAAAACTGTACTGACCAATACAGTGAGGAGGAAGCCACCACTTACCTGTGTTCTTGGTCATGGTTTTTGTGTAGGCTTTAAGCTGCTGCTGCTCTGAATGATCAATGTGCTCTACAGGGAGAAGAATACCAGTCTTTCAACTGACAGtcaaattcaaaaacagacaggcgatgtgtgtatgtatatttcttatactctgtgtgtgtggtgttctacTAACTAACGGTGGTGAGAGGACAGTGTAGCACAAACCCCCAGACCTGTGCAGTAGCAGTAAGGATGTGAAGTATCAGTGAGCTAGAGAGttccagtgtgtatgtgtgtgtactaaccAATCGTAGTGGCAGGACAGTGCAGCACAAACCCCCAGACCTGTGCAGTAGCAGTAAGGATGTGAAGTATCAGTGAGCTAGAGAGttccagtgtgtatgtgtgtgtgtactaaccgaTCGTAGTGGCAGGACAGTGCAGCACCACTCCCCAGGCCTCTGCAGCATGTTGCAGTAGTAAGGTGGTGATGCGTCGGTGGGCCAGAGAGTTCCAGTGGACCCCATCCTTCATGCGGTGCTCAAGCGAGAAGCGGAACTGGAAGTGAAGGTCCAGGACGTCAAGGCCGTAGGCGTCGGCCATTTTGCTGCTGTAGAAGTTGGCCTGGATCACGTCGTAGCACAGCGTTTGGCCCCTGTGCTCTATCTGGTTGAGAGAAATTAAAAGGGGAAGCTATAATAGTTCTTTAGCCATCATTGTTGTGCACTGTACATCATTTACTATAATTGAGAAATTACTGGGTCACATTAAATAGGAGCAAACATTCTTAAAGCGGAAAGCCAAAAATAAGCATTCAAGTTTGGGTAGTAAATCAAGATGGTTCCAAATCCGCGCTTATTGAACACAACCCGGCCTCGTCATCCATCTACCTCAGGAACGAAGAAGCCCCCTACGATCCTCTTCCCCAGGGGCATGGTCATGTTCCATATGACCAGACATTCAGGAGGCAGGATGGAGTTCATCTTGTCAAAGAGCTTATGAAGGTTCTCCTGGTACTCATCGTGCCATTTAGGGTTATACCTGGGTGACAAGACCAGGGACAAACTGGTGAGGGCCCTAAAAAAGTTAAATGTTGTTTAAATGTGCACACAAAAAAGTTGTATAATGTAAGAAAATGTGTATTTTCAGGATGAAGTTGTCGCAATACAGAGTAGTATCGGGATACCCAAGGGGTTAGCCCTGTCCCCCCCAGAACACATGTTTCCGTGTTGGATACATTCTGCACAAAAACCTGTCTCTGATAGTTACACCTCTACACAATACAACAAATTGAATTTAACTTCACAGTTCAGTATTCCCCTAGGATATTTTTCATCAGCAGCAAAGTTTGCATGGGGGAGTGGCGGGGCGTAGTAGTGGCTGTGGACAATAGAGCggtttctacatttacatttatatatAGGCCTTCTTGGCCgcagagaaaatgttgctgttttaaagctaatttcctgcaattctatacattttgccatgttatGCCATCAGAGTGActcataaaaataaataaagatatacaaagtgcatctcctcctcgtggactgcaccagatttgccatttcctactgtgagatgttaccccactcttccatcaaGGCACCTGCAGGTTCTgacatttctgtggggaatggccctatccctcaccctccaatccaaaaggtcccagacgtgctcaatgggattgagatccgggctctcagctggccatggcagaacactgacattcctctcttgcaggaaatcacgcacggaacgagcagtatggctggtggcattgtcatgctggagggtcatgtcaggatgagcctgcaggaaggctaccacatgagggaggatgtcttccctgtaacacacagtgttgacattgcctgcaatgacaacaagctcagtccgatgatgctccgacacaccaccccagaccatgacggaccctccacctacaAATCGAtctcgctccagagtacaggcctcggtgtaacgctcattccggaaaaacgcgaatccaaccatcacccctggtgagacaaaactgcggcTCGTCAGCGATGAgccctttttgccagtcctgtctggtccagcgacggtgggtttgtgcccataggcgacgttgttgccggtgaagtctggtgaggacctgccttacaacaggcctacaagccctcagttcagcctaatgcggacagtctgagcactgatggagcgATTGTGCGTTCCTGATGTAACTCTGTCAGtttttgttgccatcctgtacctgtcccacaggtgtgatgttcagatgtaccgatcctgtgcaggtgttacacgtgatCTGTCACTGCCAGGACGATTAGCTGTCcattctgtctccctgtagagctatctaaggcgtctcacagtatggacatggcaatttattgccctggccacatctgcagtcctcatgcctccttgcagcatgcctaaggaacgttcacgcagatgagcagggaccctgggtatcTTTCTTCTGGTGTTTTTAAGAGtcaatagaaaggcctctttagtgtcctaagttctcataactgtgaccttaattgcctaccgtctgtaagctgttagtgtcttgacgaccgttccacaggtgcatgttcatgaattgtttatggttcattgaagcatgggaaacagtgtttaaaccctttacagtgaagttatttagatttttacgaattatttTTGAAAGatcagggtcctgaaaaagggttgcttctttttttgctgagtttattttgcAGCAGTGGTATGCCGCTGCTAaattaatataggggaaacaACTTTTTACTGTATAATAGAAAAGGCTATTGCAGAAAACAGCTGATTTGCACATATCCAAAGGCCTACATGTGGGCAGGAGGAATGTAAGTAAGTCATAAACGCATAATGATCTGCCTTTTCATTAAGGAAGGCGGGGGACCCCACATCTATAGCCTACTCTTCAGACAACtttacacacagcc of the Oncorhynchus gorbuscha isolate QuinsamMale2020 ecotype Even-year linkage group LG25, OgorEven_v1.0, whole genome shotgun sequence genome contains:
- the fam113 gene encoding PC-esterase domain-containing protein 1A isoform X3 encodes the protein MRENMKAVSQRQASQLLHNKFVVVLGDSIQRSVYKDIVLLLQKDKYLSLAQLKSKGEMSFEQDILVEGGRLGQMTNGTEYREVRQFRSDHHLVRFYFLTRIYSRYMQSILRDFEDGLKPDVVIVNSCLWDVSRYNPKWHDEYQENLHKLFDKMNSILPPECLVIWNMTMPLGKRIVGGFFVPEIEHRGQTLCYDVIQANFYSSKMADAYGLDVLDLHFQFRFSLEHRMKDGVHWNSLAHRRITTLLLQHAAEAWGVVLHCPATTIEHIDHSEQQQLKAYTKTMTKNTEPHFRRPDPRMMNPGHCSVAWATERFGHYDGYEPQANYFTPNSAALGWHPAEDSGLEPYRPASDEPYRPASAEPYRPLEGKYNDCGEQFHEDAFPKSGAGYFGFEENQANRPVNRRPTAPVHHRHTAVYRHPPVNRHSLNNRCSENNRMVRNRTGHSRPVQHNEGYHPRPYVPRRPENKYVMRKKQPRKHYAPYTCQRY
- the fam113 gene encoding PC-esterase domain-containing protein 1A isoform X4 — encoded protein: MRENMKAVSQRQASQLLHNKFVVVLGDSIQRSVYKDIVLLLQKDKYLSLAQLKSKGEMSFEQDILVEGGRLGQMTNGTEYREVRQFRSDHHLVRFYFLTRIYSRYMQSILRDFEDGLKPDVVIVNSCLWDVSRYNPKWHDEYQENLHKLFDKMNSILPPECLVIWNMTMPLGKRIVGGFFVPEIEHRGQTLCYDVIQANFYSSKMADAYGLDVLDLHFQFRFSLEHRMKDGVHWNSLAHRRITTLLLQHAAEAWGVVLHCPATTIEHIDHSEQQQLKAYTKTMTKNTVAWATERFGHYDGYEPQANYFTPNSAALGWHPAEDSGLEPYRPASDEPYRPASAEPYRPLEGKYNDCGEQFHEDAFPKSGAGYFGFEENQANRPVNRRPTAPVHHRHTAVYRHPPVNRHSLNNRCSENNRMVRNRTGHSRPVQHNEGYHPRPYVPRRPENKYVMRKKQPRKHYAPYTCQRY
- the fam113 gene encoding PC-esterase domain-containing protein 1A isoform X2, whose protein sequence is MKAVSQRQASQLLHNKFVVVLGDSIQRSVYKDIVLLLQKDKYLSLAQLKSKGEMSFEQDILVEGGRLGQMTNGTEYREVRQFRSDHHLVRFYFLTRIYSRYMQSILRDFEDGLKPDVVIVNSCLWDVSRYNPKWHDEYQENLHKLFDKMNSILPPECLVIWNMTMPLGKRIVGGFFVPEIEHRGQTLCYDVIQANFYSSKMADAYGLDVLDLHFQFRFSLEHRMKDGVHWNSLAHRRITTLLLQHAAEAWGVVLHCPATTIEHIDHSEQQQLKAYTKTMTKNTVGVIPSLLHTWHYPTEPHFRRPDPRMMNPGHCSVAWATERFGHYDGYEPQANYFTPNSAALGWHPAEDSGLEPYRPASDEPYRPASAEPYRPLEGKYNDCGEQFHEDAFPKSGAGYFGFEENQANRPVNRRPTAPVHHRHTAVYRHPPVNRHSLNNRCSENNRMVRNRTGHSRPVQHNEGYHPRPYVPRRPENKYVMRKKQPRKHYAPYTCQRY
- the fam113 gene encoding PC-esterase domain-containing protein 1A isoform X1, which gives rise to MRENMKAVSQRQASQLLHNKFVVVLGDSIQRSVYKDIVLLLQKDKYLSLAQLKSKGEMSFEQDILVEGGRLGQMTNGTEYREVRQFRSDHHLVRFYFLTRIYSRYMQSILRDFEDGLKPDVVIVNSCLWDVSRYNPKWHDEYQENLHKLFDKMNSILPPECLVIWNMTMPLGKRIVGGFFVPEIEHRGQTLCYDVIQANFYSSKMADAYGLDVLDLHFQFRFSLEHRMKDGVHWNSLAHRRITTLLLQHAAEAWGVVLHCPATTIEHIDHSEQQQLKAYTKTMTKNTVGVIPSLLHTWHYPTEPHFRRPDPRMMNPGHCSVAWATERFGHYDGYEPQANYFTPNSAALGWHPAEDSGLEPYRPASDEPYRPASAEPYRPLEGKYNDCGEQFHEDAFPKSGAGYFGFEENQANRPVNRRPTAPVHHRHTAVYRHPPVNRHSLNNRCSENNRMVRNRTGHSRPVQHNEGYHPRPYVPRRPENKYVMRKKQPRKHYAPYTCQRY